From the Xenorhabdus ishibashii genome, one window contains:
- the msrA gene encoding peptide-methionine (S)-S-oxide reductase MsrA, translating into MPNSTNEKQHVSAPDAISGRANPLTVSPYHVITQHAIENIPENMEIAYVGMGCFWGVERLFWQQEGIYTTSVGYSGGTTPNPTYEEVCTGLTGHAEVVRLVFDPTKITYSQLLALFWENHDPAQGMRQHGDIGTQYRSALYTVSPQQYEQAIASRDQYQQAMTQNGDQRTITTEIRETGPFYFAEDYHQQYLYKNPEGYCGLGGTGICFPPTLRN; encoded by the coding sequence TTGCCAAATTCAACCAATGAAAAACAACATGTTTCTGCACCAGATGCCATATCGGGTAGAGCCAATCCATTAACCGTATCACCCTACCATGTCATCACACAGCATGCGATAGAGAACATTCCTGAAAATATGGAAATTGCCTATGTAGGAATGGGCTGTTTCTGGGGCGTTGAGCGCCTTTTCTGGCAACAGGAAGGCATTTACACCACTTCTGTGGGTTACAGCGGTGGCACTACGCCAAACCCAACTTATGAAGAAGTGTGTACAGGCTTAACCGGTCATGCAGAAGTCGTCAGGCTCGTCTTTGATCCGACTAAAATAACCTATTCGCAACTACTTGCCCTGTTCTGGGAAAATCACGATCCTGCCCAAGGTATGCGCCAACATGGCGATATTGGTACGCAGTACCGTTCTGCCCTTTACACGGTTTCACCACAACAGTATGAACAGGCAATTGCCAGTCGGGACCAATACCAGCAAGCGATGACGCAAAATGGCGACCAACGCACCATCACGACGGAAATTCGCGAAACCGGACCATTCTATTTTGCCGAAGATTATCACCAACAATACCTCTACAAAAACCCTGAAGGGTATTGTGGCTTAGGGGGTACTGGGATCTGCTTCCCACCGACACTCAGAAACTAG
- the tamB gene encoding autotransporter assembly complex protein TamB, whose protein sequence is MKWAKRVSIAFLLIVGLLLVAVVGLLGTQTGLHLVINSAARWVPGLDIASVSGGWRDLTLKGVKYQMPGVNVNADNVHLSIRLSCLKHSQICVNALTTEGVMVSVNTAELPPSAPVTESEPLTELQTPYPISLDLLYLKNIHVQVDGIAIALDEFKTAAQWQEKQLILKPTEINRLLVALPKSTSEKIGTAQKIEPQAEAEKPLGETLKTLFAQPLLEELPTVPIPLDITLESIHGSQLHLTGDTDIKINDLRLQASNHGQEVEIKTLSVQAPEGSLAIRGTAKLAEKWPVNLLVKGKVDNLNHINLDDLKGQQVNLTLKGALLQQLNLALDLSGPVAASLNAQAELAKAGLPVRLTLKSQQLQWPLKGESEYQLDDIKLRLNGQASHYDLSLRSDIKGHDLPPASLMLDAKGNEELLRLTRLRLAALQGKAEVSGVVDWSKAISWHALLLLDGLNTDKQWPEWPARVDGKIAVRGSLYGGSWQLQIPELTLDGHVKQNAIKARGKASGNAAGQWNIPQLDLTVGRNTLNVQGRLTDQAWKLDGEINAPQLTGLLPGLAGFITGDVKLRGNIKAPQIMTDLHARGLRWQDALRVDSATIKGDIRSAEQIQGQLSVAVRQLQQADFTIKNLVLNAKGTEKQHDLQLKIEGTPVSGQLALNGSFDRQKEHWKGNINNTYFDTPVGEWRLSKAIAIDYFNLQQKAIVGTHCWLNPNAHLCISKPIDAGTSGHAQVALERFDLAMIQPFLDKSTQLKGLFNGHAEIRWTAGQGLPQAKVALQGNGVQVRQVVEGNPLPIDFETLTLNAGLADGKANLAWLFKLAGNGQLKGDVQVADLESSRKLSGNIDIQALSLKLIKPILSKDEKAEGGLNANLRISGNAKHPLLFGQLNADVVKISNHWLPFDITQSQLVMHFAGASSDLHGMIKTPKGQLNLNGHADWRNIDNWYARMAANGEKLRVTVPPMVKVDVSPDLVLEAKPNLLKLDGSVDIPWARITVQELPESAVGVSADEVMLDKSLQPIEKKKSSLLIQSNLNIHIGNDVRLSAFGLKAQLKGALKVLQDKQGLGLNGQIDIPEGNFHAYGQDLQVRKGMIMFSGPPDQPLLNIEAIRNPESTANKVIVGVRVTGLADKPKVEVFSDPVKSQQEALSYLLRGEGLEKGDSDNSQMAAMLIGLGIAQSSQLVGKIGETFGVSDLALDTQGVGDKSQVVVSGRITNDLQVKYGVGIFDSLATLTLRYRVMPRLYLEAVSGIDQALDLLYEFEF, encoded by the coding sequence ATGAAGTGGGCAAAAAGGGTTAGTATTGCTTTCCTGCTGATTGTTGGCCTGTTATTGGTGGCAGTTGTCGGGCTACTTGGTACTCAAACTGGTTTGCATTTGGTGATCAACAGTGCGGCACGTTGGGTTCCGGGATTGGATATTGCGAGTGTCAGCGGAGGTTGGCGCGATTTAACGTTAAAAGGCGTCAAATATCAGATGCCAGGCGTTAACGTTAATGCGGACAATGTGCACCTCTCTATCCGGCTTTCCTGCCTGAAACACAGCCAGATATGCGTCAATGCATTGACAACCGAAGGTGTCATGGTTTCGGTGAATACCGCTGAACTTCCGCCATCGGCTCCTGTTACTGAATCAGAACCATTGACTGAGTTGCAAACACCGTATCCTATCTCACTGGACTTGCTTTATTTGAAAAATATCCACGTACAGGTAGATGGTATCGCTATTGCATTGGATGAGTTTAAAACGGCTGCCCAGTGGCAGGAAAAACAACTGATATTAAAACCTACGGAAATTAATAGATTGCTGGTGGCATTGCCAAAAAGCACATCTGAAAAAATCGGCACAGCGCAAAAGATTGAGCCGCAGGCCGAAGCGGAAAAACCTCTGGGTGAAACGTTGAAAACGTTGTTTGCCCAACCTTTGTTAGAGGAGTTACCTACTGTTCCCATTCCTCTTGATATCACGCTGGAGAGTATCCACGGCAGCCAGCTTCATTTGACGGGGGATACCGATATCAAGATTAACGATTTGCGGCTACAGGCCAGCAATCATGGGCAGGAAGTCGAAATAAAAACGTTAAGCGTACAGGCACCGGAAGGTTCTCTGGCGATACGGGGAACGGCAAAGCTAGCTGAGAAATGGCCAGTTAACCTGCTGGTTAAGGGTAAGGTCGATAACTTAAATCATATCAATCTGGATGACCTAAAAGGGCAACAGGTTAATTTAACGCTAAAAGGTGCATTGTTGCAGCAGCTTAATCTCGCATTGGATCTTTCTGGTCCTGTCGCCGCCAGCTTGAATGCTCAGGCTGAACTGGCAAAAGCGGGCTTGCCTGTTCGTCTGACTTTGAAAAGCCAGCAACTGCAATGGCCATTAAAAGGCGAGTCAGAATATCAGCTTGATGACATCAAGTTGCGCTTGAATGGTCAAGCCAGTCATTACGATCTTTCCCTGCGCTCGGATATTAAAGGCCATGATCTTCCGCCGGCATCGTTGATGCTGGATGCGAAAGGCAATGAAGAATTGCTGAGGCTAACGCGTCTGCGTTTGGCGGCATTGCAAGGTAAGGCAGAGGTTTCAGGTGTGGTGGATTGGAGCAAGGCCATTAGTTGGCATGCGTTGCTTCTTTTGGATGGATTGAATACGGACAAACAATGGCCGGAATGGCCTGCCAGAGTAGACGGTAAAATCGCCGTGCGTGGCAGCCTGTATGGTGGGAGCTGGCAGCTTCAAATCCCGGAACTTACCCTTGATGGTCATGTGAAACAAAATGCCATCAAAGCGCGTGGCAAAGCATCAGGCAATGCGGCAGGACAGTGGAATATTCCTCAACTTGATCTTACTGTTGGGCGTAATACGTTGAATGTACAAGGGAGGCTGACGGATCAGGCATGGAAACTTGATGGTGAAATTAATGCACCGCAATTAACTGGCTTACTGCCGGGTTTGGCTGGCTTTATTACGGGTGATGTCAAACTGCGTGGCAATATAAAAGCGCCACAAATCATGACAGATTTGCATGCACGTGGGTTACGCTGGCAGGATGCGCTCAGGGTGGATAGCGCCACGATTAAAGGGGATATACGTTCAGCCGAGCAGATTCAGGGACAGTTATCAGTTGCTGTTCGGCAATTGCAGCAGGCGGATTTCACTATCAAAAACTTGGTACTCAATGCGAAAGGCACAGAAAAGCAGCATGATTTACAACTGAAAATAGAAGGAACTCCGGTCTCAGGCCAATTGGCTCTCAATGGCAGCTTTGATCGTCAAAAGGAACACTGGAAAGGCAATATCAACAATACTTATTTTGACACACCTGTTGGTGAGTGGCGTTTAAGCAAAGCGATAGCCATTGATTATTTCAACTTGCAGCAAAAGGCCATAGTGGGAACCCATTGCTGGCTGAATCCCAATGCTCATCTTTGTATCTCAAAACCTATTGATGCGGGAACTAGCGGCCATGCACAAGTGGCACTTGAACGCTTTGATTTGGCTATGATCCAGCCATTCCTTGATAAAAGCACTCAACTTAAGGGGCTATTCAATGGTCATGCGGAGATCAGATGGACAGCAGGGCAAGGTTTGCCACAAGCGAAAGTGGCTCTGCAAGGAAATGGAGTACAAGTTCGTCAGGTGGTGGAAGGTAATCCACTCCCGATTGATTTTGAGACACTAACCTTGAATGCAGGGCTGGCCGATGGCAAAGCTAATCTGGCATGGTTATTCAAATTGGCTGGCAACGGGCAGTTGAAAGGGGATGTTCAGGTCGCTGATTTAGAAAGTAGCCGAAAATTATCAGGGAATATTGATATTCAGGCACTTTCTTTAAAGCTGATTAAACCTATTTTGAGTAAAGACGAAAAAGCGGAGGGCGGATTAAATGCGAATTTACGCATTAGCGGAAATGCTAAGCATCCGCTGTTATTTGGTCAGCTTAACGCGGATGTTGTGAAGATTAGCAACCATTGGCTGCCATTCGATATCACTCAAAGCCAGTTAGTGATGCATTTTGCCGGTGCCAGCTCTGATTTGCATGGCATGATTAAAACTCCCAAAGGACAATTAAACCTGAACGGCCACGCTGATTGGCGCAACATAGATAACTGGTATGCCAGAATGGCAGCCAATGGAGAGAAGTTACGCGTGACTGTGCCGCCGATGGTGAAGGTGGATGTCAGTCCGGATTTAGTGCTGGAAGCGAAACCCAATCTGCTGAAGCTCGACGGGAGTGTGGATATCCCGTGGGCACGGATTACGGTTCAGGAGTTACCGGAATCGGCGGTTGGTGTTTCTGCTGACGAAGTGATGCTGGATAAAAGCCTCCAGCCAATCGAGAAGAAAAAATCTTCTCTTTTGATTCAAAGTAACTTAAATATTCATATCGGCAATGATGTGCGCTTGAGTGCCTTTGGCTTGAAGGCACAACTCAAAGGCGCATTAAAAGTCCTTCAGGATAAACAGGGGTTGGGGCTGAATGGCCAGATTGATATTCCTGAAGGGAATTTCCATGCCTATGGGCAGGATTTACAAGTGCGTAAGGGAATGATTATGTTCTCCGGCCCGCCAGATCAGCCATTGTTGAACATTGAAGCGATCCGTAATCCAGAATCGACCGCAAACAAAGTTATTGTCGGTGTACGCGTGACCGGTTTAGCAGATAAACCGAAAGTGGAGGTTTTTTCTGATCCCGTTAAATCCCAACAGGAAGCCTTATCTTACTTATTACGGGGAGAAGGGCTGGAGAAAGGTGATTCTGACAACTCGCAAATGGCGGCGATGCTGATTGGGTTAGGGATTGCTCAGAGCAGTCAGTTAGTCGGTAAAATAGGGGAAACGTTTGGTGTTTCTGATTTGGCTTTAGATACTCAGGGCGTTGGCGATAAATCTCAAGTGGTTGTCAGCGGACGAATTACCAATGACTTACAAGTGAAGTATGGTGTGGGGATTTTTGACTCGTTAGCGACACTGACATTACGCTATCGAGTTATGCCAAGATTGTATCTGGAAGCGGTATCTGGTATTGATCAGGCTTTAGATCTGCTCTATGAGTTTGAGTTTTAA
- the ppa gene encoding inorganic diphosphatase, with the protein MSLNNVPAGKDLPEDIYVIIEIPANADPIKYEVDKESGALFVDRFMSTAMFYPCNYGYINNTLSLDGDPVDVLVPTPYPLQPGSVIRCRPVGVLKMTDESGEDAKLVAVPHTKLSKEYDHINDVDDLPELLRAQITHFFEHYKDLEKGKWVKVDGWDNAEAAKAEILSSFERAAQK; encoded by the coding sequence ATGAGCCTGAATAATGTACCGGCTGGCAAAGATCTGCCTGAAGATATTTATGTCATCATTGAGATCCCAGCAAATGCCGATCCTATTAAATATGAAGTGGACAAAGAATCGGGTGCCTTGTTTGTAGACCGTTTCATGTCAACCGCCATGTTCTACCCATGTAACTACGGCTATATCAACAATACCCTGTCTCTCGACGGTGATCCCGTTGACGTATTGGTTCCAACGCCATACCCATTACAGCCCGGCTCGGTGATCCGCTGCCGTCCGGTCGGTGTGCTGAAAATGACTGATGAATCCGGTGAAGATGCAAAACTGGTCGCGGTTCCTCATACCAAACTGAGCAAAGAATACGATCACATCAATGATGTAGACGATCTGCCAGAATTGCTGCGTGCCCAAATCACTCATTTCTTCGAACACTATAAAGATCTGGAAAAAGGCAAGTGGGTTAAAGTAGACGGCTGGGACAATGCTGAAGCCGCTAAAGCTGAAATCCTGTCTTCTTTCGAACGCGCTGCCCAAAAATAA
- a CDS encoding gamma-glutamylcyclotransferase family protein: MRVIVYGSLRQKQGNHHWMTDAQLLGKHRLAGYEIYDLGHYPAVIRGEGTIECEVYRITPSILTELDELKKNAQEYERELIETPYGKAWIYLYQLPVEGLHRITSGDWLKRHEEE; this comes from the coding sequence ATGCGAGTTATTGTTTATGGTAGCCTGAGGCAAAAACAAGGCAATCATCACTGGATGACGGATGCCCAATTGTTAGGAAAACACAGATTGGCCGGTTATGAAATTTATGATCTGGGGCACTATCCGGCGGTTATTCGGGGTGAAGGAACAATCGAGTGTGAAGTCTATCGTATTACGCCCTCCATTCTGACCGAATTGGATGAATTGAAAAAGAATGCTCAGGAGTACGAAAGGGAACTGATTGAAACGCCTTATGGCAAAGCGTGGATCTACCTCTATCAATTGCCTGTTGAGGGATTGCACAGGATAACCAGTGGTGACTGGCTGAAACGCCACGAAGAAGAGTAA
- a CDS encoding inverse autotransporter beta domain-containing protein, whose translation MQENRTAERKFLRPSANENHANQAQQNSQTSADNEVNAITQNIHRVSNILSSSPSQLTEQAKSYALGKVNSTITSETKKWLSRFGTANINLSLDKKGKLDNSSLDFLLPLYDNKTDWLVFSQLGYRHHDSRNTVNLGFGGRYFTPSWMYGLNTFFDNDFTGKNKRMGFGGEIWTDYVKFSANTYWHLSKWRQSPKELDYEERPANGFDITGIFFLPVYPNLGGKLSYEQYFGDNVALFNRETKQKNPTLARFGLNYTPFPLMTMGVDYKLGGSRHSETLFLANLNYRFGMPFENQISPSSVADIRTLSGSRYDLVERNNNIVLDYKKKPEFNLVMPSMFNGYSSQHVQIIPNITAEQSLKKISWQMNDEFRKNGGVIIPRGTSVELDLPKYSVQGVNSYILSAIADIDSSNKPKTTQMNVVVEPFAIKEQIIKPNSQGPVISNGKSSYDLITTITYGNKNNPPIKNKAIPNVKWSIEPPDEHTTLHWDKAGMTNDNGQLTATLSSTQSLKPDTKIYLAMDDQPKLEVKIDKPLIFTPLSDAIQAKDFVFDSKAPYEATEHKPLIVTATVFDTDGNPIKKKMDMNLQWSTEPSNMPGLLVRPEKGYENGTDQDGKIKAIVTSTQAITGVKVGVLINGMYQNFSEPFDFIAPKNIKIKLGDISVTPSSQGVKADGKAYHTFKVPVLDEHGNILRNQSIAHKFKTGLALQGSDKPVPKGVKLEIPENPITDAEGNLSLNMTSSVGVSNVYFTISPDLPDTDTTASKASGDVNFEPVPELVGIIVRGLLSINKKYIPPQETLYNVHDDITVLLSRDGENGLMQEAITPKYLNGVSTNSNLVTVSNSNYGDNDYGDITFVPENFTTEQRPVTVTVTIIDEKTQITHRYYHTFNPQRFIKILDTPVSLSNLEDSCNKQPNGDDRDWSQDRLNAIPSNATALDIGIAPYTNQVSLSNEYDKTSFPNFGLKKLIGKTDKLKVYNPQENKVYAYDFASRTATLVDPNSTEQGIAICVLRNSN comes from the coding sequence GTGCAGGAGAATAGAACCGCAGAAAGAAAATTTTTACGGCCATCGGCAAATGAAAATCATGCCAATCAGGCACAACAGAACAGTCAAACATCTGCCGATAATGAAGTGAATGCCATCACACAAAATATTCATCGGGTAAGTAATATTTTATCCTCTTCCCCATCTCAATTAACTGAGCAGGCAAAATCTTATGCATTGGGGAAAGTCAATAGTACGATCACTTCGGAAACCAAAAAATGGTTGTCCCGATTTGGGACAGCCAACATTAATTTATCTCTCGACAAAAAAGGCAAACTGGATAACAGTTCTCTGGATTTTCTGTTACCTCTCTATGACAATAAAACAGATTGGCTTGTTTTCTCCCAATTAGGTTATCGCCACCACGATAGCCGCAATACCGTAAACCTAGGTTTTGGTGGGCGCTATTTTACCCCCAGTTGGATGTATGGTTTAAATACCTTTTTTGACAATGACTTTACCGGAAAAAATAAACGGATGGGTTTTGGCGGAGAGATTTGGACAGATTACGTTAAATTCTCGGCCAATACTTACTGGCACTTGAGCAAATGGCGTCAATCACCAAAAGAGTTGGACTATGAAGAAAGACCGGCCAATGGCTTCGATATCACTGGTATTTTTTTCTTACCGGTATATCCCAACCTTGGAGGTAAATTGAGTTATGAACAGTACTTCGGCGATAACGTCGCTCTGTTTAATCGGGAGACCAAGCAAAAAAATCCAACTCTTGCCCGATTTGGTCTGAATTATACCCCTTTCCCACTGATGACGATGGGCGTAGATTACAAACTTGGAGGCAGCAGGCACAGTGAAACGCTCTTCCTGGCGAATCTGAATTATCGTTTTGGAATGCCTTTTGAAAATCAGATTTCGCCCAGTAGTGTTGCTGACATACGCACATTATCTGGCAGCCGTTATGATCTCGTGGAAAGAAATAATAACATCGTGCTGGATTACAAGAAAAAACCCGAATTCAACCTTGTTATGCCAAGTATGTTTAACGGATATAGTAGCCAACATGTTCAAATCATCCCAAATATAACCGCTGAACAAAGTCTGAAAAAAATATCATGGCAGATGAATGACGAATTCCGTAAAAATGGGGGCGTTATCATCCCTCGCGGCACATCAGTTGAATTAGATCTACCAAAATATTCTGTCCAAGGAGTGAACAGCTATATCCTGTCTGCGATTGCAGATATCGATAGCAGTAATAAGCCAAAGACAACGCAAATGAACGTAGTGGTGGAACCATTTGCCATTAAAGAGCAAATCATCAAGCCAAATAGTCAAGGCCCTGTGATTTCCAATGGAAAATCGTCCTACGATCTGATCACCACTATTACCTATGGCAATAAAAATAACCCGCCGATTAAAAACAAGGCAATACCAAACGTCAAATGGAGCATCGAACCGCCAGATGAACATACCACATTGCACTGGGACAAAGCTGGCATGACCAATGATAACGGTCAGTTAACGGCAACATTGAGCAGTACTCAATCGCTCAAACCCGATACCAAAATTTATCTGGCAATGGATGATCAACCTAAATTAGAGGTAAAAATCGATAAGCCACTGATTTTCACACCACTTTCTGATGCCATTCAAGCCAAGGACTTCGTATTTGACAGTAAAGCGCCTTATGAAGCAACGGAACACAAGCCACTTATTGTGACGGCGACCGTGTTCGATACCGATGGCAACCCCATCAAGAAAAAAATGGATATGAATTTACAATGGAGTACAGAGCCTTCTAATATGCCGGGGTTATTAGTTAGACCTGAAAAGGGCTATGAAAATGGCACAGATCAGGACGGTAAGATCAAGGCGATTGTGACCAGTACTCAAGCCATAACAGGTGTTAAAGTCGGCGTGTTGATCAATGGGATGTACCAAAACTTCTCTGAACCATTCGATTTTATCGCACCAAAAAATATAAAGATTAAATTGGGCGATATTAGCGTCACGCCATCCTCTCAGGGGGTAAAAGCGGATGGGAAAGCGTACCACACCTTTAAAGTACCCGTTCTCGACGAGCATGGTAACATTCTGAGAAATCAGTCTATTGCTCATAAATTTAAAACGGGACTGGCCTTGCAAGGTTCGGACAAACCCGTGCCAAAAGGAGTGAAACTCGAAATACCGGAGAATCCAATAACAGATGCCGAGGGTAATCTGTCCCTCAATATGACAAGCTCAGTCGGGGTAAGTAACGTTTATTTCACGATATCACCGGATTTACCCGATACAGATACCACCGCTAGCAAGGCCTCTGGGGATGTCAACTTCGAGCCAGTTCCAGAACTGGTAGGAATAATAGTACGTGGACTGCTTAGTATAAATAAAAAATATATTCCTCCACAGGAAACGCTCTACAACGTGCATGATGATATAACAGTTCTCCTATCGAGAGATGGAGAAAACGGCTTAATGCAGGAAGCTATTACACCGAAATACTTAAATGGCGTATCTACCAATAGCAATTTGGTGACAGTAAGCAATTCTAATTACGGAGATAATGATTACGGAGATATAACATTCGTTCCTGAGAACTTCACCACAGAACAACGGCCAGTCACAGTGACAGTCACTATAATAGATGAGAAAACTCAAATTACGCATCGTTATTACCATACTTTCAACCCTCAAAGATTTATAAAGATCCTTGATACTCCGGTTAGTTTATCCAATCTGGAGGATAGTTGTAATAAACAGCCAAATGGTGATGACAGAGACTGGAGTCAGGATCGTCTCAATGCTATCCCATCTAACGCAACTGCGCTTGATATAGGAATAGCTCCTTACACTAATCAGGTTTCATTGAGTAATGAGTATGACAAAACGAGTTTCCCTAATTTTGGATTGAAAAAATTAATAGGCAAAACAGACAAATTGAAAGTCTATAATCCACAAGAAAACAAGGTATATGCATATGATTTTGCTAGCAGAACCGCTACACTAGTGGATCCAAACAGTACGGAGCAGGGGATTGCAATATGTGTATTACGCAATAGTAATTAG
- the tamA gene encoding autotransporter assembly complex protein TamA, which yields MSRYPLIGAFLVSIVTPSAYSANLRLKVEGLSGELEKNARVQLSNISTDEVSPDGRFRARVEKAIRQGLRPLGYYDPTVTFTYQENTPPARPVLTAKVTLGEPVRVVKVNVDLEGGAKTDKDYATLIKKNMPKEKAILNHGEYENFKSSLTNLAVKKGYFDAIMKKSELGVAKALHESIWDFDFDSGQRYRFGSVTFHGSQIRQTYLDNLIPFQQGEYYTSEQLAEFNRRLADTGWFNSAVVVPDFKIGRESQDKLLPLNASLVPRSANYVELGGGYATDVGPRVQAKWKKPWLNSRGHSLSTSLNLSAREQLIDASYKMPLKVNPLEEYFQLQTGYKRKDINDTISDTATLNLSRNWDRFTGWQYSVNLRWSLSHFTQANITNTTMLLYPGASLSRIRQRGGTMPYWGDSQRYSIDISDTTWHSNVDFFVLQAHHVWVRTYRENHRFVVRADLGWIETNEFDKVPPDLRFFAGGDRSIRGYKYQKISPTDNKGKLVGASKLAVGSLEYQYNIYGNWWSALFVDSGEAVDDIRKSDFKTGAGIGVRWASPVGPIKFDLATPIGDPDSHNIEFYIGLGAEL from the coding sequence GTGTCACGATATCCCCTCATAGGTGCGTTTTTGGTATCTATCGTTACTCCATCGGCTTATAGTGCAAATTTACGATTGAAAGTTGAAGGACTTTCTGGCGAATTAGAAAAAAATGCCAGAGTACAACTTTCCAATATCAGTACCGACGAGGTTTCTCCTGATGGCCGTTTTCGGGCTCGTGTGGAGAAGGCGATACGGCAAGGGCTTCGTCCATTGGGATATTATGATCCCACCGTTACATTTACCTATCAAGAGAACACACCTCCTGCCCGTCCTGTTTTAACGGCAAAAGTTACACTCGGTGAACCGGTGAGAGTCGTTAAAGTGAACGTGGATTTGGAAGGAGGCGCTAAAACAGATAAAGATTATGCCACCCTGATCAAAAAAAATATGCCAAAAGAAAAGGCGATACTCAATCACGGTGAATATGAAAATTTTAAAAGTTCTTTGACGAATTTGGCGGTTAAGAAAGGCTATTTTGATGCCATCATGAAGAAAAGTGAGCTGGGGGTGGCGAAAGCACTGCACGAATCGATTTGGGATTTTGATTTTGATAGTGGACAACGTTATCGGTTTGGCTCAGTGACATTTCATGGATCGCAAATTCGGCAAACTTATTTGGATAATCTCATCCCTTTCCAGCAGGGAGAATATTATACCTCTGAACAATTAGCTGAGTTTAACCGCCGTTTGGCCGATACTGGCTGGTTCAACTCTGCGGTGGTTGTGCCTGATTTTAAAATCGGGCGTGAGAGTCAGGATAAGTTATTACCATTGAATGCTTCCTTAGTACCGCGCTCTGCCAACTATGTAGAATTGGGGGGCGGTTATGCAACAGATGTCGGACCTCGTGTTCAGGCAAAGTGGAAAAAGCCGTGGCTCAATTCCCGTGGGCACAGTCTGAGTACCAGCCTTAACCTTTCTGCACGTGAACAACTCATTGATGCATCCTACAAAATGCCGCTTAAGGTTAACCCGCTTGAGGAATATTTTCAGCTACAAACGGGTTATAAACGCAAAGATATTAACGATACCATTTCGGATACGGCAACCTTAAACCTTTCCCGTAATTGGGATCGTTTTACCGGCTGGCAGTACAGCGTTAATCTGCGCTGGAGCCTTAGCCACTTTACTCAGGCCAACATAACCAATACCACCATGCTGCTTTATCCGGGAGCCAGTCTCAGCCGTATTCGCCAACGTGGCGGTACGATGCCTTATTGGGGGGATAGTCAGCGCTATTCGATTGATATTTCTGATACAACCTGGCATTCCAATGTCGATTTTTTCGTGTTACAGGCGCATCACGTTTGGGTACGAACTTATCGGGAAAATCACCGTTTTGTGGTGCGGGCAGATTTGGGCTGGATAGAGACCAATGAATTCGACAAGGTACCACCGGATCTCCGCTTCTTTGCAGGGGGGGATCGCAGCATTCGTGGCTATAAATACCAAAAAATTTCACCGACAGATAATAAAGGCAAATTAGTTGGGGCATCAAAGTTGGCGGTTGGCTCGTTAGAATATCAATACAATATTTATGGCAATTGGTGGAGTGCGTTGTTTGTCGATTCCGGTGAAGCGGTGGATGACATTAGAAAGAGTGATTTTAAAACCGGTGCGGGAATTGGTGTGCGCTGGGCGTCACCGGTTGGGCCAATAAAATTTGATTTGGCAACGCCAATCGGCGACCCCGATAGTCATAATATTGAGTTTTATATTGGTTTAGGGGCTGAACTATGA